GGTGTCGGTATCGGTGTCCGTGTCCGTGTCCGTGTCCGTGTCCGCGTCGGTGTCGGTGTCGGTATCCGTGTCCGTGTCGGTGTCCGTGTCGGTGTCCGTGTCCGTGTCGGTGTCGGAATCGCTGTCCGTGTCCGTATCGCTGTCCGTGTCGGTGTCGGTGTCGGAATCGGAGTCGGTATCGCTGTCCGTGTCCGAATCGGTATCGCTGTCCGTGTCCGTGTCGCCGTCGGAATCGCTGTCGGAGTCGGAGTCCGAATCCCCACCCGAGCCCCCCGCGGACTCGAGCCCTGCGCACGACGCCGACACGAAAAGACAAAGAAGAAGGAGCGCGCTCGTCTTCATGACCACCTCACAGTAGGACGAACATACTACCACTTATCGCTCGGCCTCGCGACGGCCACGGATGTCGGTCGCCGGGGTCACACGTACGTCTGCGGATAGGTCGCGCGGAACGACGCGACGATCTCGTCGTACGGGAGATCCTCGAACGCGCCGCGCTGGTTCACGTACTCCATGTGCCGGTTCTCGCGCAGATCGAACTCGTGGAAGATCGCGTCCGAGCGGCCGTCGAACTCGATCGGCCGGACGCCGTGGCGCGCGCACAGCGCCCGATCGAACGCCGGCGTCGCCTTCACCCAGCGATCCTCGAGGCGCATCTCCGCCAGGCCGTGCCAGATGAACACGTCGGTTTGCATGCGCGCGGCGAGCTCGGGTGTCGTCAGGTGGTTGCGGACGTCCGCGAACCGCAGGAGCGCCGGGATCCCCGCCGTGCGGCACGCCGCGACGAGCAGCACCGCCTTCTCGATGCAGAAGCCGTTCCCGCGCGCGAGCGTGGCCGAGGCGACGAGCTCGTCGCGCCGGAGGGCGAGGCGGGTCAGGAGCTTGTACTCGATCTCGTCGCGCACCGCGTAGAACAGGGCGACCGCCCGCTCGACCGGGGTCGCGGCGCCCGCAGTCCTGTCGCGGACGAACGCCGCCACCGCCGGCGAGCCGCTGTCGATGAAGCAGGTCGGGGCGAGCGCCGCTTCGCCCGCGCCGAGCGCGGCACGCCCATCGGGAACGGCCTGACCCCGCGAGGTCATTCGATCGGGATCTCGACGTCGTTGATCTCCGCGGCGCCGCCGCCGGCCGCGTAGCCGTAGGAGGCGTCGCGATCCGTGCCCCAGACGGTCAGGCCGAACGGCAGCTCGCTCGACGCGGCGTGCTGGCTCGTGTCGCAGTCCGCCACCTCGTCCACGCCGCCCCGGTACAGGGTGACGTGAGCGATCTCGTACCGGCCGTCGTCACCGACCGGGGACCATCCCGTCACCGTGCCGAGGCACGCGATCTCGACGTCGGCGAACCCGGCATCGCCCTTGACCCGGACGAGCGACACGCCCGTGATGCCGTAGGTCGGATCGGTGAAGAACGTATAGCTCGTGAAGAACTGCGCCGGCGGCACGAGCACGATCCAGTCGGTGTCGCCCTGCCCGCCCGGCTCGCAGAACCACCCGCCGTCGAAGCAGCCGCCGATGCAAGCGCTGATGTCGCCGGACATGTACTGGGTCAGCGAGAACGGGTGGTCGGCGTCCTGCGACCGCACGGCGAACCAGTCGCGCGTCTGGAACTCGACGACCTGCCCCTCGTCGAGGGCCGCGGGCGCGCCGCTCGGCGCCGCCGGATCCCAGACGAGCGCGGTCCCGTCCGCGACGCCGGTGAGCCTATACAGCACGCTCTCCTCGAGGAGACTCGCGAGGCGCGTCGGGATCCCCGCGCCGACGTAGTCGACACCCAACGCCTTGATAGGCGGGATCTGCTGGTGCGTGGAGTCCTGCGGGCCGCCGCTCCCGTTGTCGGCCGTGGCGACGGTGAGGTACGTGTCGCCCGTGTACACGCCGATCGGCTTGTCGCTGTCGAGGATCGCGCCGCTGAAGTTGCCGCTCGTGCTCGAGAGCTGGACGTAGTCGCCGCGGTTCAGGCTGTAGACCTTGGTGACGCCCGCCGTCGGGATCTCGATGGTGGACGAGGAGGTCACTGCCGTGTTCGTCAAGATCTGCACGTTCGTGCCGTCGTCGCGCGCGACGAACAGGATCCACTCCTGCATGCTGCTCGCGTGCGCGGCGAGCGCGAGGTAGTTCACGCCCCACGACGTGCTCGGGAAGATGAGCGACGCGGAGGGCAGGTAGCTCAGGGCGCCGCCGTACGGGAGGATGTCGTAGAGGGAGATCGGGACGTCGCTCTCGAGCTCGAACGCGATCCCCGAGTCCGATGCGGTGGCCGCGGTGTCGGCGAGGATCGCCGGCTCGACCGGGCACTCGAGCGAGTCGCCGAACGAGGTGATCGTCCCCGGCTCGTGGGAGAGGTACAGGATCGCCACCTGGTGGGGCGGGATCCCGTCGACCGGGATCGGATCGTAGGCCAGCGTGGCCCCGAGCCCGGTCGGGATGCGCGCGTGGGCGTGGGCGTCGTAGCTCGTGCCGTCGCGCGAGAGGGCGAGGACGGCGGGCGAGTCGGAGTTGTTCGCCACCATCACCGCGAAGCAGGCGCCGCGGTACGTCGAGGTGGGGCTCGCGTTCTGGAAGAAGGGCGGCGTCGGCAGCACGAACTCGCAGCCGACGTTGCCCGGGGTGTCGCCCTCGGCGTAAGCCTCGCAGTCGTACGGCGAATCCGTGTCCGAGTCGGAGTCCGCGTCGGAATCCGAATCGGAGTCGGAGTCCGCGTCCGTGTCCGTGTCGGAGTCCGTGTCGGAGTCCGTGTCCGCGTCCGACTGCGACCGCGCTCCGTCCACGCCCTCGCAGCCGCCGAGCACGGGCACAACCCCGAGCCCGAACGAGAGCGCGCACAGCCACAGGAGCCCTTTCCTTCCGCTCATCTTTCCCTCCTCGTCGATTCCGAATCCTCGCCGAGTGTACCACGCAATCGGCGCGTTTCCTCGACCCGAACCCCTGCTATCATACCGGCCGCACGACGCGAGGAACGCACCTTGAGCGACGACGTCGAGACCATCATACGGCGCCTCGGCCTCCGGCCCCACCCGGAGGGCGGCTACTACCGCGAGACGTTCCGGGCGCCGCTCGTCCTCGACGGCCTGCCCCACGGCGCGCCACGGAGCGCGTCCACGGCGATCTATTTCCTCCTGCCGGCCGGGACGTTCTCCGCGTTCCACCGCGTGCGCTCGGACGAGGTGTGGCACCACTACGACGGCGGCCCGCTCGCGCTCCACATCATCCGCGACGACGGCGCGCTCTCGACGATCCGGCTCGGGTGCGATCTCGCGGCCGGCGAGACGCCGCAGGCGGTCGTGCCCGCGAACGCCTGGCAGGCCGCGGAGCCGCTGGGGCGCCGGTTCGCCCTGTGCGGCTGCACCGTCGCGCCGGGCTTCGACTTCGCGGACTTCGAACTCGCGGATCGCGGCGACCTCACGGCGCGCTTCCCGGCGCACGCGGAGCTCGTCGCCCGCCTCACCCGCGGCTGAGCCGCGGGAATTACCTTCTGGAGAATCCTCCCGGCGCGAGCTATAGTCGGCGCCGTTCGTTCACCCCACAACGAGGACGGAGGCCGCCATGATCCGAGCGACGAGGACCATCCTGATATCATCCGCCATCCTGGCCGTGGCGACCGCGTGCGGCGGCGCCAAGGCGCCCGCTCCGGCGGCCGAGGAGGCGGTGGCGGTGTCGCCCCTCGCCGGCGTGTGGAAGCTGAACCTCGGCAAGTCGTCGATCCCCGCGGAGATGGCGCCCGTGGAGATGACGATGACCGTCGAGGTGGAGGGCGATCGCATCCGTGTCAGCGAGGAGTCGATGCAGGCGAGCGGGGATATCCAGACCGTGACCGTCGACGCGGCGTTCGACGGCGCGGCGCACCCGGTGGACGGCTCGCCGACGATCGACACGGCGACCTACAAGCTCGTCGATCCGCGCACGCTGGACATCGTCGACAAGAAGGCCGGCAAGATCGTCATGAAAGAACACTTCGTCGTCGCCGAGGACGGCGCCACGATGACGAATTTGATGACGAAGAAGGACGGCACCGAGATCGGCACCGCGCTCTACGAGAAGTGATTCGCGAATAACGCTCCGCCTTTACTTGCCGCATCGCACCCGCCGCGCTAGCTTTTCTCCAACACCGAGGAGGAGCTCACGATGAGACGCGACGACGACATCCTTCTGGGGCGCAGGGACGCGCTCAAGCTCGGCCTGGGCGCGGCCGCGGCGCTCGGCGCTATCGGGCTCACCCGCGGCGCCGGGGCGGCGCCGGCGCAGGGGCTGGCGGCAGGCGCGGGCGCGGCGGCGCTCACGGGCCCCGGCCACGTGGTCGAGGTCCACAAGCCCGGCATGCGGGGGCGCCTGTTCCCGTACCCGGACGCGGCGCGCGAGGCGGTGCACAAGGCGGTGACGACCCTCGCCGGCGAGGGCGACCTGGGCCGCGCGTTCGGGAAGTTCGTCTCGCCCGAGGATCGCGTGGGGATCAAGATCAACGTGCTCGGCGGGCGCCTCGCCTCCACGACGAAGGAGATCGCCGACGCGATCGTCGAGGGCGTGCGCGCGGCGGGCGTGCCGGACGCGAACATCATGATCTTCGATCAGTTCGGCGGCAACATGCGCGGCGCGCGCTACGTCTGGCAGGAGAAGCCAGGCCAGCTCCGCGTGATCAACCACGAGGTGCTCGGCTACGAGGACGCGCTGACGACGTGCGAGGGCGGCGGCAGGGGCAGGCTCGCGAAGACGCTCACCTGGTGCACCGCGGTGATCAACGCCCCGGTGCCCAAGGATCACGACACCGCCGGCGTGACGTGCGCGATGAAGAACATGGTGTTCGGCTGCGTGGAGCGGCCCCCCATGATGCACCAGCAGATCCACACCGCGCTGCCGCACTTCTACGCGCTCGACGCGATCCGCGGGCGCGTGCGGCTCGTCGTCTGCGACGGCTCGTTCTGCCTCTACGACGGCGGGCCCAAGCACAACCCTTCCGCCAGCGTCACGCACGATCGCGTCTACGCCACCACCGATCCCGTCGCCATGGACACGATCGCGCTCGAGATCGTCGAGAAGTACCGCGCCGAGAACGGGCTGAAGACGCTCGCCCAGGTACGGCGCCCCGCGACCTACCTCGCCCTCGCCGAGGAGATCGGCCTCGGCGTCGCGGATCGCGGCCGCATCCGCCTCGAGCGGATCGAGCTCCCCCCGTACACCCCGGCCTCTTGAGCCAGAGATGTCCCGCTCGCGGCTCGTGCCGGACGAGCGGGACGTCTCATAAGTAACGTGAATCGACTAAATCGTGGGCCGAGTCGGCGACCGTTTACCTGAACAGCGGAGGCTGAACGGGCGACGGCAGCGGCAGCGGCAGCGGCTTGGCCTTCGGCTTCTCAGAGACTACTTTTTTTTTTGCCACCTTCTTGGGGGCTTTCTTGACGGCCTTCTTGGCGACCTTCTTCTTCGCCGGAGCCTTCTTGGCGACCTTCTTCTTGGCCACCTTCTTCTTGGCGACCTTCTTCTTCGCCGGGGCCTTCTTGGCGACCTTCTTCTTGGCCACCTTCTTCTTGGCGACCTTCTTCTTCGCCGGGGCCTTCTTGGCGACCTTCTTCTTCGCCACCTTCTTCACGGACTTCTTCACGGTCTTTTTGGCCGGTTTGGCCTTTTTCGCGATAGCCATTTGGAACCCTCCCTGTTGGCTGACCTTGACTCGGATTATGTTGGCTAATCTCCGAGCTGTCAACATAAAAAAACCCGAATTTAGGCATAATTTATAGCACTATTAGGCGACATTACCTCTAATTGACGCTTAATTAGTTCTCAAGATTCGAAAATCAGTAGTTATTTCAATTATATACAAGCCCACCGGAAGAGCCTCTGTTTCCTGCAACAGGTAGGGACTTTTAACCTTTTCCTCGCCCGGTCATCGGTCACGCCCTCTGGGAAAAGTAGTCGAGAAGTCGATTTCCGATGAGCGATCGCTCGGATTCGGGTCATCGTAGGTCGGAACGATGCCTGACCGGGCGTTCCGCTGAGGGATAGTCAAGGTATACGTATTGAAAAAGAGCGGTGCAAAGGTATAGTGCTGCGGAGCTGAAAGGCGCGCCGTGTGCGCCTCGGGAGAACCTCATGAGCGACGACGAAAACGACACCCCGAATCCGGGCGACGACGGGTCCGCGCACTACGGTGCCGAGCAGATTACCGTCCTCCACGGCCTCGAAGCGGTGCGCAAGCGGCCGGGCATGTACATCGGCAA
This window of the Pseudomonadota bacterium genome carries:
- a CDS encoding transglutaminase-like domain-containing protein; protein product: MTSRGQAVPDGRAALGAGEAALAPTCFIDSGSPAVAAFVRDRTAGAATPVERAVALFYAVRDEIEYKLLTRLALRRDELVASATLARGNGFCIEKAVLLVAACRTAGIPALLRFADVRNHLTTPELAARMQTDVFIWHGLAEMRLEDRWVKATPAFDRALCARHGVRPIEFDGRSDAIFHEFDLRENRHMEYVNQRGAFEDLPYDEIVASFRATYPQTYV
- a CDS encoding IgGFc-binding protein — its product is MSGRKGLLWLCALSFGLGVVPVLGGCEGVDGARSQSDADTDSDTDSDTDTDADSDSDSDSDADSDSDTDSPYDCEAYAEGDTPGNVGCEFVLPTPPFFQNASPTSTYRGACFAVMVANNSDSPAVLALSRDGTSYDAHAHARIPTGLGATLAYDPIPVDGIPPHQVAILYLSHEPGTITSFGDSLECPVEPAILADTAATASDSGIAFELESDVPISLYDILPYGGALSYLPSASLIFPSTSWGVNYLALAAHASSMQEWILFVARDDGTNVQILTNTAVTSSSTIEIPTAGVTKVYSLNRGDYVQLSSTSGNFSGAILDSDKPIGVYTGDTYLTVATADNGSGGPQDSTHQQIPPIKALGVDYVGAGIPTRLASLLEESVLYRLTGVADGTALVWDPAAPSGAPAALDEGQVVEFQTRDWFAVRSQDADHPFSLTQYMSGDISACIGGCFDGGWFCEPGGQGDTDWIVLVPPAQFFTSYTFFTDPTYGITGVSLVRVKGDAGFADVEIACLGTVTGWSPVGDDGRYEIAHVTLYRGGVDEVADCDTSQHAASSELPFGLTVWGTDRDASYGYAAGGGAAEINDVEIPIE
- a CDS encoding cupin domain-containing protein; its protein translation is MSDDVETIIRRLGLRPHPEGGYYRETFRAPLVLDGLPHGAPRSASTAIYFLLPAGTFSAFHRVRSDEVWHHYDGGPLALHIIRDDGALSTIRLGCDLAAGETPQAVVPANAWQAAEPLGRRFALCGCTVAPGFDFADFELADRGDLTARFPAHAELVARLTRG
- a CDS encoding DUF362 domain-containing protein, with the protein product MRRDDDILLGRRDALKLGLGAAAALGAIGLTRGAGAAPAQGLAAGAGAAALTGPGHVVEVHKPGMRGRLFPYPDAAREAVHKAVTTLAGEGDLGRAFGKFVSPEDRVGIKINVLGGRLASTTKEIADAIVEGVRAAGVPDANIMIFDQFGGNMRGARYVWQEKPGQLRVINHEVLGYEDALTTCEGGGRGRLAKTLTWCTAVINAPVPKDHDTAGVTCAMKNMVFGCVERPPMMHQQIHTALPHFYALDAIRGRVRLVVCDGSFCLYDGGPKHNPSASVTHDRVYATTDPVAMDTIALEIVEKYRAENGLKTLAQVRRPATYLALAEEIGLGVADRGRIRLERIELPPYTPAS